The nucleotide sequence CCGGGGCCATTTTTACCAGCAGGTTCAGCGTGGACTGCCACGCCAGACCTCCAGCAGGGGCGCACATGGTCAATTGTGCCCTCGGATTGCGTGAGCGCATGTGGCACCATTGGAGTCTAAAAGTTACTGTAGGCATATTTAGGTGGCGTTTTCTCGATGACTAGGGCCGCACTCGTATTCTCCCTTTTTGCTGCGTTGGCGTGGCATGTCTTTGCGGACACGGAGCATTTTGCCACCGTTCTGACGATCAAGGATGCTATCGGACCGGCGATAGGTGATTACGTACATCGTGGGCTTGAGCAAGCAAGGGAGGAAGGCGCAAAGTTAGTTATCATCCGCATGGATACGCCGGGAGGTCTGGACACGGCAATGCGGGAAATCATCCGCGATATTATTGCCTCCCCCATTCCGGTCGTTGTGTATGTGGCGCCCTCGGGCGCACGGGCCGCAAGCGCGGGGACTTACATGCTATATGCGGCCCACATTGCGGCGATGGCCCCAGGAACTAATTTAGGGGCTGCAACGCCGGTCCAGATCGGGGGGCTACCGGAAATCAAGCCGCCTAGCGGCGTTGGTGAGGACGACAAAGACGAGGATCGAGATACCATTGATGCTATGCAGAAGAAGATCGTAAACGACGCCGTAGCGTACATCCGCAGTCTTGCGGAAATGCGTGACCGCAATGCAGAGTGGGCCGAAAAAGCAGTACGCGAGGCCGCAAGCTTGTCCGCTGAGGAGGCATTGAAGCAAGGTGTAGTCGACGTCATGGCGAGGGATATCCCCGAACTACTGTCGGAACTGGATGGTCGTGAAGTCAATGTGGCGGGGCGGGATGTGAAGTTGGATACAGCGGGCCTCGTTGTCCAGATCATCGACCCCGACTGGCGAAGTCGGTTGCTCGCCGTCATCACCA is from Gammaproteobacteria bacterium and encodes:
- a CDS encoding nodulation protein NfeD, encoding MTRAALVFSLFAALAWHVFADTEHFATVLTIKDAIGPAIGDYVHRGLEQAREEGAKLVIIRMDTPGGLDTAMREIIRDIIASPIPVVVYVAPSGARAASAGTYMLYAAHIAAMAPGTNLGAATPVQIGGLPEIKPPSGVGEDDKDEDRDTIDAMQKKIVNDAVAYIRSLAEMRDRNAEWAEKAVREAASLSAEEALKQGVVDVMARDIPELLSELDGREVNVAGRDVKLDTAGLVVQIIDPDWRSRLLAVITNPNVAYILMLLGVYGLIFELANPGSVLPGVIGAICLLLALYALQVLPVNYAGLALIILGIVFMISEAFVPSFGVLGIGGVIAFVIGSVILFDTGEGGVAISIPLIGTLALLSAGFFMVVTGMALKVHRGPVVSGMEEMVGIQGEVLDDFDGSGRIRAHGESWQAHSDAPLRRGQKVRVTRLEGLTLVVEPINKEQ